A single region of the Gloeocapsa sp. PCC 73106 genome encodes:
- a CDS encoding carbon dioxide-concentrating mechanism protein CcmK, with the protein MPAESAVGSLETKGFPGILAAADAMVKAGRVTLVGYIRVGSARFTVNIRGDVSEVKAAMNAGIEAVSKTEGAALESWVIIARPHENVVAVLPIDYSESVQIFRDAVEGGLLPRVSR; encoded by the coding sequence ATGCCAGCTGAATCTGCGGTTGGATCACTCGAAACAAAAGGTTTCCCCGGCATACTTGCTGCAGCTGATGCTATGGTCAAAGCAGGAAGAGTGACATTGGTAGGTTATATTCGTGTGGGGAGCGCGCGCTTCACGGTAAATATTCGCGGAGATGTCTCTGAAGTGAAGGCCGCTATGAACGCAGGAATTGAAGCAGTTAGTAAAACCGAAGGCGCTGCTTTAGAATCATGGGTAATTATCGCACGTCCTCATGAAAATGTCGTTGCTGTCCTTCCCATCGACTATAGTGAAAGTGTACAAATTTTCCGCGATGCTGTAGAAGGAGGACTTCTCCCTAGAGTGTCTCGCTAG